In Mesoplodon densirostris isolate mMesDen1 chromosome 2, mMesDen1 primary haplotype, whole genome shotgun sequence, the DNA window TGCCTGCACAGCTAATCCTCAGAGACGCAGTGTTCCTTCTgtctcctccctctctgccctgcgTGCCACTGACCAACTGCTGCCACCTGTTTGCCACTGAGGAGCCTCAGCCGCCACCACCCCTACTCCCGCCCAGGGGGATGGTGGCAGGGGGTGTTGCAGCATCCCTTGGAATGCCCAACAGCTTCAGTGGTTGCACCTGATTAGGTGATAGTCAGGAAGGTGGTTCTCTACCGTAGCGTGGGGCTGAAGTAAAGTGTCAGGAAGGACTTCCCCACCGCAGACTGAAAGGTAGTGGCAGGAgtaagggagaaggaagggggtaGGTCTGCTCTGGCTTCATTTAAAAAGGGAAAGATCCCAATCCTCCCATATGGCTTGGGGACAGAGCAGTGGGCAAATGGGCCTCACAGGGGCTTCTCTGAAGGCCTGAGCTGTtcaaagcagaaaggcaagagggACTGGGAGGACAGTGTTGCCCCCCTTCCAGGGAATGCAGGCCCACAGGCGCAGCACACGCCGACCACCAGGGGGAGCCAGGAAGCCAGCTGGGGCCCATCTGGAGCCCAGGAATACCAGAGCTGCAGGGCAAATCCCAGCCTGGCAGGGTCAGGGCACCAAGGGAGTGCCCGGGATGCCTACTAGTTCACACCGTGgaggccctgccctcctggaacCTCCTGGCTCTCAAGTCCCCAAGGGCCTCAGGGGATTTGGGTCCCTGGATCTGGGGCGTGAGCTTTGCCCTGTCCACAAGGAAGCAGCCTCAGAGCACACTCAGGAGACCTCCTGCCCAGCCAGCAGCCTTCTCCAGTTGTCCCCTGCCCCTGCCACAGAAGCCCCCAATcagcagccccccccccccgctgtgCTAAGCCTAGCCTCTCGCTTTAATGCAGAGGCCCCCAAGATCCGCGTTCCCCGCCACCTTCGTCAGACCTATGTCCGTCAGGTGGGAGAGATGATTAACCTGCAAATCCCCTTCCAGGTGAGTATGCCTCCTGCCCAGGATAAGAGCTCGGGTGAAATAAGGGCCCCCGTCTGAGGTGTATTAGAGGAGCCCAGGAAATGTCAGGATCCCCGTGGAGGTCTGCCTGAGACCCACGCACCAAGATGGCCTCACCCTCCCTCTGTTGTACACATGACTCAGCTGTGATTCTCCAGCCGGTGAACAGGACAGGTGGCCCCGGGACTGGCTGGACATCCGGAGAATGAGGCTCTAGGCAGCACCTGTGGCTCTAGCCTCTGCTGCCCCTGCTCGGAAGGGCCAATGGGGCTAGCTCCCCTGGCACAGGGATCCCTGGAGCTGAGTGGGTGTGGGGGTGCTGGCGCCTTCTGCGCTCACCTTGAGGGCTCCTCCCTCCCAGGGGAATCCCAAGCCTCAGGCTTCGTGGACCCACAACGGTCACGCCCTGGACAGCCAGCGGGTGAATGTGCACACCGGGGACCAGGACTCCATCCTCTTCATCCGCTCAGCCCAGCGCTCCGACTCAGGCTGCTATGAACTCACTGTACAGCTGGAAGGCCTGGAGGCCAAGGCAGCCGTCGACATCCTGGTGATCGGTATGGGGCCAGGGGAGGCAGGGCTGACTTGCTGGGGACCCAGAGACCTCACCTCCTGCCCCAGAACTGATGGCCAATGGGGTCAGGCCAAGAGAGAGTGATGCGAGCCAGATCTTGGGTTGGGGGGATTTTGCAGCAAGCCCAGCCCTCCCCCTCACTCTCTCTCACACTCTGGTCCTACAGAGAACCCTGGACCCCCCAGCAGCATCAGGCTACTGGATGTCTGGGGCTGCAACGCTGCCCTCGAGTGGACACCACCCCAGGACACAGGCAACACAGAGCTCCTGGGCTACACAGTGCAGAAGGCAGACAAAAAGACAGGGGTGAGGCCTGCTAGAGCAGAGTACGGGGAAGAGGAAGGTCTGACTGGGGTTGGGTTTGGGGGGGAAGAAGTGGCCTAGGTGTCTGGGAAGGCCTGTCCACTAAGAGTCCACGGACTGAAGAGCTCTGGTCTGCCTACCACTAACCTGACTCCCTGTGTGGCTTTTGGCAAATCTCTTTCAtctctgggtttcagtttcctcCTGAAGACTGCAAGGGTGGCTCTCGGAGGCCCTTCAAGCTCTAGAGCTTCTGGAAATGTAATGTGCATATGAATTACCTGGGaatcttgctaaaatgcagatcttaattcagtgggtctggggtggggactgAGATCCTGAACGTCTATGAAGTTCTCAGGTGATTCTTACTTTGCAGGACCTCGGGCCACACTTTGACCAGTAAAGTTCTAGAATTCTCTGAGGACCCCAGCAAGGTCACATTCTCCCAGGGGTTCCTTCTCCCAATTTAAAGTCCCTCAGACCCAAAGCTGGATGTTTCAgcctcccagggctggggtgtgGAACAAGCCCCTCTGAGGAAGAGGCCAcagggggagcagggagggggagggtagGGGGGAGGTGAGGATGACAGGCCCAGGGTCCTTGCAGCAATGGTTCACAGTACTGGAACGCTACCACCCGACGACCTGCGCCATCTCAGACCTCATCGTGGGTAACTCTTACTCCTTCCGAGTCTTCTCGGAAAACCGGTGTGGACTCAGTGCCTCGGCGGCCGTCACCAAGGAGCTCGCCCACATCCAGAAGACAGGTGGGTCTGGGTCCAAGACCGGAAACCAAGCTAGGTCTTGCCATGCTGACCCTTCTCCCTGTCTCTGACTTTTCCTTGGTGTGTCAGCACCCCTCCCAGTGTGCTTCTCATGGGTGCCCACTTGCCAGAGCTTTTGCTGccctctccacacccactccacaGCTACCCACACGCACACATTCACACGGCGTGACTGTAAAGAAATGGATATGGTTGACTGATTATAACAAACACATCAGAGCAAACCCATGCAAATGAGAAGCACCCCTTGGGAGGCTGTGCACTTATTCTAAAGATGCCGTATGGCTGCCAACATCATAGCAGTCATTGGGTCTCCTGTGCAGTGTCCCAAGGGAGCTACTCTGAAGGGCAATGTGTGTGGGTAGGTAGACTGGTGAGTCTGCTAAAAGCAAACTCCGGACCCTAATATAACACCACATAGATGGACAAGAGAGATATGGTTATTTACTGTCTCTATACAGTCACATGGTCCTCTTGCGTCAAATGTGAAATTCCAAGCCCTTTCTCCCGGTCACCCTGTGTGCTCCAAGGCCCTCCCCCGTACCGTCTGTGCGGGCTGCAGAAAGCACACACTAGCCTGAACTGCACAGAATTAGGAAGACATTTTCGTTTAAAAGAAGAAAGCCAGTCGAGTCTCCaaagacaaacagaaatgaaatgtAGAATCCCTGGGTTTTTAGTCTCCACCTTCAGCCAAGATCATCTCATCTGTTTGGTTTTGCTGCCCactcccctctctcttcccctctgtgACTCACCCAGCTGTAGTTTCGGCTTTCCTCTGCCTCTTTGAGACATTCTGCCTCTAAGCTCCTGCATGTTGGCTGTGCCTGGCTTCCCAAAGACCCCAGGGGCCTAGGGTCCTGCCATGGGGTTCCAGAGGAGGAGGCAGGGATGAAATGGATTGTCTCCCACCCTTAATTTTCCTCCAGACCACCAGCTCTCTGCTCAGAGAGCCGTGGTCATCATGTGACCTTCCATTGCTTAAGCTGCAAACTCACTACGTGATATTGGGCAAGTCCCTCATCTATGAAGGGTCATAGTTTTCCATCTGTCAACTGGGGATGACAAATTTATCCTTGCAAAGGAATGCTGTGTAGACTAAATGGGATACCTAAGTGTAAGCTGTAGTGATTTTAAGAAAATGGATGAGGTCAGTCTTAAGAGGTCTCCTCCTGTAACCTCAAATTCACCCTACTTTCTCCCTCAAAACCAGATATTGTGGCCAAACCTAAAAGTTTTGTTGAGCGAGACTTCTCAGAAGCCCCCTCGTTCACCCAGCCCCTGGCTGACCACACCTCCACCCCTGGCTACAGCACGCAGCTCTTCTGCAGTGTCCGAGCATCACCcaaggtgaggggcagggccctGTTGTGCCCTGGGCAGGGGCACTGGTGTTGAAGAATCTTCCCAGGCATCTTTCCCTAAGCGGAGGGTGGCCTTCGAGAGCCTCATCCTGGCCCACAGACTTCCCAGCTCTCCTCTGACCTTGCTTCCCCAGCCCAGGATCATCTGGATGAAAAACAACATGGACATCCGGGGTGACCCCAAATACCGCGCCCTCTCTGAGCAAGGTGTCTGCACCCTGGAGATCCGGAAACCCAGCCCCTTCGATTCCGGGGTCTACACCTGCAAGGCCGTCAATGTGCTGGGGGAGGCGTCTGTGGACTGCCGGCTGGAGGTCAAAGGTGAGGGCTTGAGAGGGGTCACTCCTTAGGAGCCCTCCAACGGATGGGAGACCAGGAGAAGCCACCTCTTCTCCTGCTGGACTAGACGAGGCTGAGCGCTGAAAATCAAGGCAAGACGGGTAGTGAAAATCGAGGTCAGGCTGTCAGAAGGGCTTTCCAAGAGGGAGGATGGCTTAATGTGGGCAAAGGAGGCGGTAGAGTCTGCCTCGTAGACAGATGGATCACTGGGGTGAGGGCATGAGACTCACTCACCCCCCCCCCTCACCTCCCACTCGGGTCCCCAGCAGACACCCACCCCCTCCCTGAGCTCTAACCTTCAAATTTCTCCCAGCCTCAGCCACACACTGAAGAGCCACTGGTGGAGGCTGTGATGAAGAGGAAGGTAAATGGCTGCATGCATTCCATCTGCTGCCTCTGGGGGTGGAGGCCAGGAGCAGGGGTGGGAGTGAGAAGGGAAGCGGGCAGCCAGCTCTGAGCACAAATCTGCAGTCACAGGCAACGAACACGCACAGTCCTGGGGGTGTTCCACAGATGCTACAGGGCAGGGTGACACTGGTGAGGCCTGGAAGGGATGGGCAGTCAGTGGAAGGGATTCAGTGGATGGTCAGAGGACAGGATCTAGTCCTGGCTCTGAAAGACCTTAGGCCAGGGCATGCCCTTGGACCTGTTTTCTCAGTCAGGAAAGTAGGGGCAACATCCGTGCCCTGACTGCCCTCCCCAGGTGGTTCTGAGGCCCTGGACTAGTGAGGATGTATCCTGGAGCTGCAGTGGGCAGAGCTGAGACCTGGGCTTTGGGCCCAAGGGCCTAAGGGGAAGGAGGCctgggaaaggaagaggggtacTGCTTCGTACTCCCCATATCACCCCTTCAGCCGGGCACGTATAGCCCAGCTCTGCCTAACAGCAGGAGCTCATGAAACATGTTCTCTGCTAGGTGCTGCGGGCCTGAGGGTTCAGGGCAGCCAGGCCCAGAATCAAGCTCCACGGAGGCCAGAGGTCCCCATCTCCATAGTGATGACTGATGGCTTTGCTCCTTGGTACCTGCCTAGCAGGCCCCAGGCCAGGCTTCCTGGATATGAGGGGCCCTGGAAAGTGCAAAGATTGGAGCGCTTCTGCAGGGAGTTGTACACTGCGCGAGAAGCACTTGAATAAAGGTGTGTGGTGATACAGTGTAGGGGCCTCTGTGACAATGAGCATCATCATGATGGGGGCGGCACTGCGTCACCATGAAGGGGGTGTTGAATGTGTCACCATGAGGGGGTCTCCACCTCTGACACCATGAGGAAGGTGCCAGTGGGAGGGGGCTCGCAGTGTCACGgggtttttccagattttttagGATCTCCTTTCACATGCAGAGTTTGCTACCCTAAGAGGATAACTATAGGAACAGACACACCCTTCTTTGGAACCCTCCTTGATCCAAATGCCTCCAAGTCCCCCCTTCCTtcacctctccccacaccccaccaTTGCGTTTTCTGTGTTGAGGTTGTTTGTTGCCCTCAGACAGTGGTGGGGTACGTTCTCCATGAGGGTTCACAGTCTTTTATTAGTCAAGTGGCCCGCCCTGGGAGTCAGGGGATATCCCACCTCTGAGAGCAGGAAAGGGCCTGGAATCATGTCTGGAGTTGCTATTCACACTTAGAACCTGGCCCCTCATTCTTCTGTATAAGGAGCTTTGGGCTTGGCCAGGAGTGGACCCTTCCCCAAGGGTTTAGTCTAAAGGCCTAGACtctgcaacagagcctcaaagcccatgaacactgtgctaagtgtcagGGGTACTGAGGGTACCTAAATTCTGGTAAGACCTTCCTGCCCATACACCCAGGAGGGTAGTCTCCTCTGGCCTGACCACCCTGTCACACTTCATCCCAGCGTGACCACAGCAGCCCACTTTCCCTTCCTCATCCACTCCCCAGGCAGGCAGAATGCTCCCAAGAGCTGGCATGTCTGGGGTTCTCCTCTCCATCTGGCTCAGAAGCAACAGAGATGGGTGTCACCTAGGAGGGCACATGCCCATCACCGAGAGCTGGTGGCCCAGAGGACAGGCAGTTACACTCCAAGTCTCCTACATGGGAGGCTCAGGGCAAGAATTGAGGGCTCAACACTGTCTCCCAGTGGCTGTTTGAGGCCCACACCTACCATTCCACATTAGCTCCCGAGAGCTTGGAGCCCCCACTCAGGTCCAAGGGCTAGTGGAGAATAAAGCAAATACTGGAAATTATTTCTGGACTCGCTCTTTCGGCCTCTCCCAAGTATAACCCTGGAATCCCCAGGGCAAATAGAGCAGGCACCCTGGCATGCAGCATGGCCAGGAGCACAGGGTTCTGGGAGGTGGGGACTGAGGCTCCTTGCTTCCTGCCTGTCAGTGGCTCTGGCCACCTTCTGCTACAGAACAGGAGAGAAAACAAGGCCAGGACATCtagtttctctccttccctccatcttGGCGGGGATATTCTCCTCTCCTTAAACTTGGTCCCAGGGCTGCACCACTACCACCTAAGACAAGCAGACTCCCCTCCCTTCCCGCCATGGGAGCTGAGCTTGCCCTCCCGGCCCACAGGGCCCCGTGGCAGTCTCAGTGTCCCCAAGCCCCACTCAGCCTGATGTGCTGGGCTGCCTGTGGGCTGGTCAGGCAGGTGGGGAGGCTCAAGCCACTTTCCTCCTCCCCTCAGGGTACCTCGTTCTTTCCCCATGGACTGCCCTCCCAAAACTCCTCCAGGACCTCGAGGGGCAGGGCACTCCCAGCCCAAAGGCCAGTAGGGAAGAGTCAGGGAGACAAGGGAGACAGTAGGGAGGTGAGGACTGGGCTGAGATGCCCCAGGTGTGCGCAGCTGGGGGCAGGAGGTGGAGTCTAGTCATCGGGCCTCTCTTCTGGAGGGTCCTCCTCAATGGGGGGTGCAGGTTGGCAGCGGAAGTGGTCGTTCCAAATCTTAAGGAAGGTAACCCGAAACTTCTGGATGCGGAAGGCATAGACGATGGGATTCATGGCCGAGTTGCCATGTGTGAGGAAGATGGCGACGTACATGAGGAGCCTCGGCTTATGGCAGGTAGGGCAGAAGAGGGTGACGCAGTTCAGGACGTGGAGGGGCAGCCAGCTGAGGGCGAAGAGGAAGAGGATGAGGGCCAGCGACTTGGCGATCTTCAGCTCCTTCCCATAGTACTTCTGCGGGTCGCCAGAGGAGGCCGACACCTTCTTGTTGAGCTGCTTGCGGATCAAGTAGAAGACCTCCAGGTAGATGAGGACCATGAGCAGCAGTGGGGGCAGCACCCAGACAAAGAAGTTGAAGTAGACCATATACTCCATGCTGATGACCTTCTCAAACTGGCACTCGATCACGGGCTCACCTACACTGCCATTAGCCACCCAGGCCCGCTCCACTGCATTCAGGTTGTTCCAGCCGAACATAGGTGTCAAACCCACCACAAAGGAGAGAATCCAGCAGCCAACGATGGCCACCACAGCCCTTCGGGTAGTCACCACTGTCTTGTacctgggggagaggagggcagagtATGAGGTCCCCTCCTCAGTTCACCCAGCCCCTGGGGGTCTCTAAGAGGAGGCCCCTGCTCAGCCAGGGCCCAGTGAGTGGGGAGGCACATGTCTTTGGCTAGAGAGTCAAGTCTTTGGGATCTAAAATTTAGGCCAGAACTTGCAATGCACTGGTTCATGTCTACTGCTGAGGGTgggagaaaacagagaagaaaataacagaTGAATTCCTTTAGGAGTTTCACTAAAATTACCAAAGTAAAGATTGCTCACATGTGCTTGGCGCACCCCCACTGGTGACCTTATCATTGCTTCGTGACAGTTCCCATGGGGTAGAAAAGCACCAGCAGAATGAGTGCCCATTtgacagctgagaaaactgaggttcagagtagTCATGTGTTCTGCCCAAGACCACATGGAGGGTGGCAGCGCTGTGCTTCCTAACTGACCACAACAGCAAGGTGATTAACAAACCACCCCTCCCCCTGGGCCAGCTGACACACTATCATAAAaagccttccccaccccctccttttgGCTGtgtcccatctctgccagtgcccccatctcccacctccatccTTACCTCGCCTCCCCTTTCAGTCATGTACAGTGCTTATCTCCTGAGGGGTTGATCTCAAGAACCAGCTCTCCACCCCCAAGCTAATTGGGAATTATTCTCAGGAAAGAAAACTGATTTTCATTGAGGACTACATGCAAGGGACTCCGATTTATGCATGCATACATGGGTGTATCCATTCATTTTTGCATGctttctgtgccaggcactggtctcTGTGCTAGGAGTAAGATTAAGAATCCCTACCTCTATGCAGCTCACATTTTGGGTGAAGAAATAGATAACACAAaagtaaggaaataaataaacaagacaaCTAGAGGTGGTGATATGTCCTTTGAAGGAAATAAGCAGGACGATGTCAAGGGGCAGAGCTACCAACCTTTTTCATGCCATGACATACACAGATGATGAAAACATTTGGATGACACAGAAAATGGATGAGGCTGACCATGGGCCGTgactcttcccccacccctgcccccagggtTGAGGGGATGCCCCTCCGAGGAGGGGGGGCTCCCCACTTCCCTTTAAACCAATCCAGCCAGCAGCCAGCATGTCCTGTGCCCACACACTGGCCTTGGAGCTAGTGCCAAGGGCTGAGGCCCGCCCAGCTCTGTGCTGAGGAGCTGGCTCAGCCCAGCAGCTTGCCCAGTTGTTATTTTCCAATGTAGCTTCTGAGATGCATGGAGTGCCCTCCTGAGCATGTGAACGGCTACTGAGACCCACGGGTGTGAAGGCGGAGGCCTCCCTCTGACTACGTTTTTTTCTGTCCCGTGCCTGCGGAATCTGAGGCATTCTCCTTCACAGCAATGATTCTTAAGGTCCCTCTCACCCTGGACCAAAGCCTACTGCTCCTTGAAGGCTTTCCAGGAGTGGGAAGGGGAATGATGTGAGGGATGGGAGAAActggaccccacccccaccccatctagAAAGCAAGCACTAGATAAGCAACCTCGTTTCTAATCTCATCATtccagtggggaaactgaggcccctaGATGACTCCAGCACCTTAAGTGTGGTGCCCCATCCCCTACTCTGTAGTCATAGGGTCCTTGTGTCCCCAAAGCTCCAAGGGGCCTTGAAATCTGTCCAGTTTGCTTCTGCCTTCCTGAAGTTTTCTTAGATCTAATCCTTGCTCTCTTGCTGTAACTAAAGCCTATTTCCACCTCTTGAATCCCCAGCAGGATAGCCAGCCTGGTGCATACTTTGGAGTCAGAGATCCATATCTGGGCCCCAGGTCTGCAACTTACTAGGTCAGCTCTTCCCCTGTAAAGTGAGACTGTGGGACCCACTTCAGATGAGCTAACATATGTGAAATGCTCTGTAAGCACGCCACCAACATTCCTGTGCCTGAGCTCCTAATCCTCCAAGCCCCTGAAAACACACGCACCTGAGAAACCCTGCTATCTCTAGATGCTCAGCAAACACAGCCTAATGGCTCTGTAAACATCTGGCTCAAGGTTTGTTTCTGATGAGCTTAAAGTGCTTCCCACATGTCCTATAGTGAAAGAAGCTCTGGGCAAGTCCATGGGGTGAGACTAAAGGAGTGCAGGTCATTCTatcaacagagaaaaaaaggCTAAGGTACTCTGCTACAGCTGTCACAGGCAGGGGGCAGGTCCCCGTGGGGAGCCT includes these proteins:
- the MYBPH gene encoding myosin-binding protein H gives rise to the protein MRGKATCEALACGPEETASESANVPTTEPSGEVAAPKSTGEEQAPKPQEPAPEAPAPATSKPAPPSEDVPSAPLLLAVEDVRESSVTVSWEPPERLGKLGLQGYVLELRREGALEWVPVNSRPMMVTQQTVRNLAVGDKFFVRVAAVSSAGAGPPAVLDEPVHIQKIIEAPKIRVPRHLRQTYVRQVGEMINLQIPFQGNPKPQASWTHNGHALDSQRVNVHTGDQDSILFIRSAQRSDSGCYELTVQLEGLEAKAAVDILVIENPGPPSSIRLLDVWGCNAALEWTPPQDTGNTELLGYTVQKADKKTGQWFTVLERYHPTTCAISDLIVGNSYSFRVFSENRCGLSASAAVTKELAHIQKTDIVAKPKSFVERDFSEAPSFTQPLADHTSTPGYSTQLFCSVRASPKPRIIWMKNNMDIRGDPKYRALSEQGVCTLEIRKPSPFDSGVYTCKAVNVLGEASVDCRLEVKGGSEALD
- the ADORA1 gene encoding adenosine receptor A1; amino-acid sequence: MPPSISAFQTAYIGIEVLIALVSVPGNVLVIWAVKVNPALRDATFCFIVSLAVADVAVGALVIPLAILINIGPQTYFHTCLMVACPVLILTQSSILALLAIAVDRYLRVKIPLRYKTVVTTRRAVVAIVGCWILSFVVGLTPMFGWNNLNAVERAWVANGSVGEPVIECQFEKVISMEYMVYFNFFVWVLPPLLLMVLIYLEVFYLIRKQLNKKVSASSGDPQKYYGKELKIAKSLALILFLFALSWLPLHVLNCVTLFCPTCHKPRLLMYVAIFLTHGNSAMNPIVYAFRIQKFRVTFLKIWNDHFRCQPAPPIEEDPPEERPDD